One segment of Stegostoma tigrinum isolate sSteTig4 chromosome 24, sSteTig4.hap1, whole genome shotgun sequence DNA contains the following:
- the fam110d gene encoding protein FAM110D, with protein sequence MKPVTPVGSPSPLRLLNKGPEYLRRQMESGNRGRAPSAVERLEADKPKYVKSQKVMNTKQETIASPSVTPQPSAQNWVRPGEARRPCQDFDARKENSNLEQLNNIRNVFVDKPSHNPVVTRRATSKRVMRPDSLIIYRQKRDCKTGSNDNSRGYNFIRRLFQGSTRDKQVNSLKLPKIILKESSRSFSEDSSPVMSHVSCLNDCEATEVENHCVKLFTNKEIAGSISPNLCLTRTLNLPSNLSEANSQVALRNRTLQHPNRDHLLRNSVTLSEEERFFNYCGLDPDMAEHLGLSNVSPAPSDSIYPGVQNVSMTESDDSEFSHGSRDGEGLYEEEIQEQVSLGISIIERNARIIKWLYSCKKAKEGPRESTV encoded by the coding sequence ATGAAGCCCGTCACTCCAGTTGgttccccctcccctctcaggCTACTAAACAAAGGTCCTGAATATCTACGCAGGCAAATGGAAAGTGGAAATAGGGGCCGGGCACCGAGTGCTGTCGAGAGACTTGAAGCAGACAAGCCGAAGTATGTCAAAAGCCAGAAAGTGATGAACACTAAGCAAGAGACAATTGCCAGCCCTTCTGTGACTCCACAACCTTCTGCTCAAAActgggtcagaccaggtgaggcaAGGAGGCCTTGCCAGGATTTTGATGCCAGGAAAGAAAACTCCAATTTGGAACAACTCAACAACATCAGAAATGTCTTTGTGGACAAGCCATCCCACAATCCAGTGGTCACGAGGAGAGCCACCTCCAAGAGAGTCATGAGGCCAGACTCCTTAATCATTTACCGACAAAAACGTGACTGCAAGACAGGCAGCAATGACAACTCCAGGGGCTATAACTTCATCCGACGCCTTTTTCAGGGTTCGACCAGGGACAAGCAGGTGAACTCTCTCAAGTTGCCAAAAATCATCCTGAAGGAGAGCAGTAGGTCTTTCTCTGAAGATAGCTCTCCTGTTATGTCACACGTCAGTTGTCTCAATGACTGTGAAGCAACAGAGGTTGAAAATCATTGTGTCAAGCTCTTCACTAACAAGGAAATTGCAGGCTCAATTTCTCCAAACCTTTGCTTAACCAGAACTCTCAACCTGCCAAGTAACCTTTCTGAAGCAAATAGCCAAGTAGCTTTGAGAAACAGGACTTTGCAACATCCAAACAGGGACCATTTGCTACGTAATTCGGTCACTTTGTCAGAAGAAGAAAGGTTTTTCAATTACTGTGGGCTTGACCCTGACATGGCAGAGCATCTTGGGCTGTCCAATGTCTCTCCTGCTCCTTCAGACTCAATATATCCCGGAGTTCAGAATGTCAGCATGACTGAGAGTGATGACAGTGAATTCTCTCATGGAAGCAGAGATGGTGAAGGCCTTTATGAAGAAGAAATTCAGGAGCAGGTCTCTTTGGGGATATCCATCATTGAACGAAATGCACGGATCATCAAGTGGTTGTACAGTTGTAAAAAGgccaaagaaggaccaagggagtCAACAGTATAG